A section of the Flavobacterium sp. CG_23.5 genome encodes:
- a CDS encoding long-chain fatty acid--CoA ligase, which produces MEGLIMNYPLTTTTILEYGNSVYHHKKIISYLPDGTRQEYLFGDMYKRCKKLANALTLKLGITKGDMVGTFAWNHAPHVELYYGISGVGAICHPINIRLTSHQTEYIINNSEDKVIFVDATLVPLIEKIASLLETVECYVIINAAKDFKTSLLNTIHYEDLLAEQSQDFEWPTLNENDACGMCYTSGTTGLPKGVLYSHRSTYLHASTIISPNAGNFSNLDTILLIVPQFHVMAWGFPYLCLLSGSNMVLPSSNLQPEAIIKILQEEKVTKANGVPTIWLGVYDAMKKNPPQEKLALEEYLVGGSALPKSLIEGFEKDFGIKGVQAWGMTETSPLGTVSRLQIKHAHLSDNEKLDIRAKQGTAFPGVELRIMTDDGALAPADGKTMGELQIKGAWVINSYFKTNNQESFTEDGWFKTGDVSTIDADGYMEIKDRTKDLIKSGGEWISSVALESALMAHPKIKEAAVIAIADEKWVEKPLASIVLVRNEDTVSDEELIEFLSRDFVKYQIPRDYVFINEVPKTSVGKFDKKEIRRLFAAGKLT; this is translated from the coding sequence ATGGAAGGCTTAATAATGAATTATCCACTCACAACGACTACCATTCTTGAATATGGAAACAGCGTCTATCATCATAAAAAAATAATAAGCTACTTACCAGACGGAACCCGACAGGAATATCTCTTTGGTGACATGTACAAACGATGTAAAAAGTTAGCCAATGCGTTGACACTAAAATTAGGAATCACTAAAGGGGACATGGTGGGTACTTTTGCATGGAACCACGCGCCTCACGTTGAATTGTATTATGGTATTTCAGGTGTAGGAGCTATTTGTCATCCTATAAATATTAGGTTAACAAGCCATCAAACGGAATATATAATCAACAATTCTGAAGATAAAGTTATTTTTGTGGATGCAACTTTAGTCCCATTAATAGAAAAAATTGCCAGCCTGCTGGAAACAGTAGAATGTTATGTGATCATAAATGCCGCTAAAGACTTTAAAACCTCTTTGCTAAATACTATACACTACGAAGATTTACTGGCAGAGCAATCACAAGATTTTGAATGGCCCACGTTAAACGAAAATGATGCTTGCGGAATGTGTTATACAAGCGGAACAACGGGTTTGCCAAAAGGAGTTTTATACTCTCATAGGTCAACGTATTTACATGCTTCAACCATTATATCACCAAATGCCGGAAATTTTAGTAATCTAGATACCATTTTATTGATTGTACCACAATTTCACGTAATGGCTTGGGGATTTCCGTATTTATGTCTGTTGTCTGGATCAAACATGGTACTACCCTCTTCCAATTTACAACCAGAAGCTATTATTAAAATTCTTCAAGAAGAAAAAGTTACTAAAGCAAATGGAGTACCCACAATTTGGTTAGGCGTTTATGATGCCATGAAGAAGAATCCACCACAAGAAAAACTAGCACTGGAAGAATATCTTGTAGGGGGATCTGCATTACCCAAAAGTCTTATCGAAGGTTTCGAAAAAGATTTCGGGATAAAAGGAGTTCAGGCCTGGGGAATGACAGAAACATCACCTTTGGGTACCGTTTCCAGATTACAAATAAAGCATGCCCATTTATCCGATAACGAAAAACTGGACATCCGTGCCAAACAAGGAACTGCTTTTCCTGGTGTGGAATTAAGGATTATGACAGATGACGGCGCTTTGGCACCCGCAGATGGTAAAACCATGGGAGAATTACAAATCAAAGGCGCATGGGTTATCAATTCTTATTTTAAAACCAATAATCAGGAAAGTTTTACGGAAGATGGTTGGTTTAAGACGGGCGATGTCAGCACTATCGATGCAGACGGTTATATGGAAATTAAAGACCGAACAAAAGACCTTATAAAAAGCGGAGGCGAATGGATCTCTAGTGTTGCCTTGGAATCTGCATTAATGGCTCATCCTAAAATTAAAGAAGCGGCCGTAATTGCCATCGCAGACGAAAAATGGGTAGAAAAACCTTTGGCTTCCATAGTCTTGGTCAGAAATGAAGATACAGTTTCAGATGAAGAATTAATTGAATTTTTATCCAGAGACTTCGTAAAATATCAAATTCCAAGAGATTATGTTTTTATAAATGAAGTGCCAAAAACAAGCGTTGGTAAATTTGACAAAAAAGAGATTAGAAGACTTTTTGCGGCGGGAAAACTTACTTGA
- a CDS encoding SOUL family heme-binding protein, with the protein MKILLISLGVIVVAFIIVQLYAMNEQKNIESYPYVVNKKYDTFEIRNYEATLFSSVKLSTKDYKEASSKGFSILAGYIFGGNEKNEKIAMTSPVAMSLEDSMTVMFMVPKKFKKETLPQPNQSRIEFREEPAKTVAAITFGGWANAEKIEKYKEKLKAALDAEGIKYTNRFYFLGYNPPFEVINRKNEVIVELEIAPVELIKQ; encoded by the coding sequence ATGAAAATACTATTAATTTCACTCGGAGTAATCGTTGTAGCCTTTATCATCGTTCAATTATACGCCATGAACGAGCAAAAAAATATTGAATCCTATCCATATGTAGTCAATAAAAAGTACGACACATTTGAAATCCGTAACTACGAAGCAACTTTGTTTTCTTCTGTCAAACTCTCTACTAAAGATTATAAAGAGGCGTCCAGCAAAGGGTTCTCAATTTTAGCCGGATACATTTTTGGTGGAAATGAAAAGAATGAAAAAATAGCGATGACTTCACCTGTAGCCATGTCCTTGGAAGATTCCATGACGGTTATGTTTATGGTTCCCAAAAAATTCAAAAAAGAAACCCTTCCACAGCCTAACCAATCGCGAATAGAGTTTCGCGAGGAACCGGCAAAAACTGTTGCTGCCATTACCTTTGGCGGTTGGGCAAATGCTGAAAAAATAGAAAAATATAAAGAGAAATTGAAGGCAGCTTTGGATGCCGAGGGAATAAAATACACAAACCGATTTTACTTTTTGGGATACAATCCCCCTTTTGAAGTTATTAATCGTAAAAATGAAGTTATTGTTGAGTTGGAAATCGCACCCGTTGAACTAATTAAACAATAA